From the Leifsonia sp. AG29 genome, one window contains:
- a CDS encoding DUF4865 family protein, with amino-acid sequence MIAAQYEILLPADYDMEVIRRRVRERGAALDARAGLGLKAYLVRDIAEGSAVNAYAPFYLWRDPAATAAFHWGGQGFSGIVRDFGRPVVRTWIGGGFARGRAFSAQPSHALLRTRALPPDVDPVEAAEFLSSVAVASPGGNVHSHAWGIDPTSWQSVEFTLLTAHPGQTTDAETVVYTVLRLSSPEIEALR; translated from the coding sequence ATGATCGCCGCCCAGTACGAAATCCTCCTGCCCGCCGACTACGACATGGAAGTCATCCGGCGCCGCGTCCGTGAGCGCGGCGCCGCGCTCGACGCCCGGGCAGGCCTCGGGTTGAAGGCCTACCTCGTCCGGGACATCGCCGAAGGCTCGGCTGTGAACGCGTACGCTCCGTTCTACCTGTGGCGCGATCCCGCGGCCACGGCCGCATTCCATTGGGGCGGTCAGGGTTTCTCCGGAATCGTTCGCGACTTCGGTCGGCCTGTCGTGCGGACGTGGATCGGCGGGGGCTTCGCGCGCGGCCGCGCATTCTCCGCGCAGCCCTCGCATGCGCTCCTGCGCACGAGAGCACTCCCGCCTGACGTCGACCCGGTCGAGGCCGCGGAGTTCCTCTCCAGCGTCGCCGTCGCGAGCCCAGGCGGGAACGTGCACTCCCACGCCTGGGGCATCGACCCGACCAGTTGGCAGTCGGTCGAGTTCACTTTGCTCACCGCCCACCCCGGCCAGACGACGGACGCGGAGACCGTCGTCTACACCGTGCTCCGCCTCTCATCACCCGAAATCGAGGCGCTGCGGTGA
- a CDS encoding LacI family DNA-binding transcriptional regulator: MIDVAKLAGVSHQTVSRYFRDEGTGMKPATVERIHQAVKELGYRPNLIARSMRTRRSNRIALILPRIGEFVPTPVLRGAFAAAGERGFFVDIVSLAGDERADRARVATLVANERVEGVLSLTSLTGLDDDGVLSQRSRIVVAEEYDENMRSRGAFADGDPALEIVRMLADMGHRRFLHIAGPMEWTSAKNRRDAYLEAIARSGVTSYDVVPGDWSVRSGYQAVHGLPATAGVTAILAANDCVAFGAIRALQERGIRVPEDVSVFGWDDEQFGAYTDPTLSTVAVDKEGQGRRLMQILLARIHGENEPDEGLDTIARIVVRGSSGPAPI; the protein is encoded by the coding sequence ATGATCGACGTCGCGAAGCTGGCCGGCGTGTCCCATCAGACCGTGTCCCGGTACTTTCGAGACGAAGGTACCGGGATGAAGCCGGCAACGGTCGAGCGCATCCATCAGGCCGTGAAGGAGCTCGGCTACCGGCCGAATCTCATCGCCCGTTCGATGCGGACGCGCCGATCGAACCGTATCGCGCTCATCCTTCCCCGAATCGGAGAATTCGTTCCCACGCCTGTCCTGAGAGGCGCCTTCGCTGCCGCGGGCGAGCGTGGGTTTTTCGTCGACATCGTCAGCCTGGCAGGAGACGAGCGCGCCGACCGAGCCCGCGTGGCCACCCTCGTGGCCAACGAGCGTGTGGAAGGCGTTTTGTCGCTCACATCGCTCACAGGCCTCGACGATGACGGAGTGCTCTCGCAGCGAAGCCGAATTGTCGTCGCGGAGGAATACGACGAGAACATGCGATCTCGTGGTGCGTTCGCCGACGGCGACCCGGCGCTGGAGATCGTGAGGATGCTCGCGGACATGGGACACCGCCGGTTCCTTCACATCGCCGGTCCGATGGAGTGGACGTCGGCCAAGAATCGCCGTGACGCCTACCTGGAAGCGATCGCACGGTCCGGTGTGACGTCGTACGACGTGGTGCCCGGGGACTGGTCGGTCAGGTCTGGGTACCAGGCGGTTCACGGCCTTCCTGCGACAGCCGGGGTGACCGCAATCCTGGCGGCCAATGATTGCGTCGCGTTCGGAGCGATCCGCGCTCTGCAGGAGCGAGGCATCAGAGTCCCGGAAGACGTCAGTGTCTTCGGATGGGACGATGAGCAATTCGGAGCATATACGGACCCGACCTTGTCCACCGTCGCGGTGGACAAAGAGGGGCAAGGACGGCGCCTCATGCAGATCCTGCTCGCTCGGATCCACGGCGAGAACGAGCCTGACGAGGGGCTGGACACTATCGCGCGGATCGTCGTCCGCGGATCGAGCGGTCCCGCACCGATCTAG
- a CDS encoding DUF4978 domain-containing protein: MTASLVVPAATPAVATTTTVSYVDTTKTTYDKNVIMVNGKPFFHSGVQFRYEKLKYTYGWTDAQLEPIMKMVADDGFKVVNIPIWWSKIETSKDVFDWTDLDKYIDWANKYGLKVELLWYGADSTGISYAPRIPSYVLNTYQYVVNSSGTRIQLGTNYLLDKTDPNLLDREKYVLGQVMSHIATYDTNQALIGVQVENEPNVANMQWGASTDRSYSSYSNTLWTSGGYTNVAQFRRDVLMKYLNALGQVIKQSDHSVYTRVNVVGDAIPVAENEALRSAGQSYIDFIGGDPYTTDLDTLYNYGLSGTFVQGKNLPMIMETYAGSSVADIAKFNALAGNAPMNMYAAVDPDSTSGVSDSGLYNFDPTTHVVTRKTVSYSVAALNQALNKISTDLATRAPIEAGGSTLQTFNRKATTSVTNLSKALGTTNVVFSTSQAGQGIAVKRGPKEYAFLATKASTFSLPSSLGTVSAVETGSYDSNNTWSSGGAKSYVNSGGNITVQLSAGEVVRVTFT, from the coding sequence GTGACCGCAAGTCTCGTTGTTCCCGCAGCAACGCCGGCTGTAGCCACCACCACCACCGTCTCGTACGTCGACACGACGAAGACGACGTACGACAAGAACGTCATCATGGTGAACGGCAAGCCGTTCTTCCACAGCGGCGTCCAGTTTCGGTACGAGAAGCTGAAGTACACCTACGGGTGGACAGACGCGCAGCTCGAACCCATCATGAAAATGGTCGCTGATGACGGCTTCAAGGTCGTCAACATCCCGATCTGGTGGTCCAAGATCGAGACCTCGAAGGATGTCTTCGACTGGACCGATCTCGACAAATACATCGACTGGGCGAACAAGTACGGGCTCAAGGTCGAATTGCTCTGGTACGGAGCGGACTCGACCGGTATCAGTTACGCTCCGAGGATTCCAAGCTACGTGCTCAACACCTACCAGTACGTCGTGAACTCGAGCGGTACGCGGATTCAGCTCGGCACCAACTACCTGCTCGACAAGACCGACCCGAACCTGCTGGATCGGGAGAAATACGTGCTCGGGCAGGTGATGAGCCACATCGCGACGTACGACACCAACCAGGCGCTCATCGGCGTGCAGGTGGAGAATGAGCCGAACGTCGCCAACATGCAGTGGGGCGCTTCGACCGACCGCAGCTACAGCTCCTATAGCAACACGTTGTGGACGTCCGGTGGGTACACGAATGTCGCCCAGTTCCGCCGCGACGTCCTCATGAAGTACTTGAACGCACTGGGCCAGGTCATCAAGCAATCCGACCACTCGGTGTACACGCGGGTCAATGTCGTCGGCGACGCGATCCCTGTCGCCGAGAACGAAGCGCTGCGGTCAGCGGGCCAGTCGTACATCGACTTCATCGGCGGTGACCCGTACACAACGGACCTCGACACGCTCTACAACTACGGCCTCAGCGGCACCTTCGTTCAGGGCAAGAACCTGCCGATGATCATGGAGACCTACGCCGGGAGTTCGGTCGCGGACATCGCGAAGTTCAACGCTCTCGCCGGAAACGCGCCGATGAACATGTACGCCGCCGTAGACCCGGATTCCACCTCCGGCGTCTCGGACTCGGGTCTCTACAACTTCGACCCGACTACTCACGTTGTGACAAGGAAGACGGTGAGCTACAGCGTCGCTGCCTTGAACCAGGCACTGAACAAGATCAGCACCGACCTCGCGACTCGAGCACCGATCGAGGCTGGTGGGTCGACGCTGCAAACGTTCAATCGCAAGGCGACCACCTCGGTCACCAATCTCAGCAAGGCACTGGGGACGACCAACGTCGTGTTCTCGACGTCGCAGGCCGGTCAGGGGATCGCCGTCAAACGCGGCCCGAAAGAGTACGCGTTCTTGGCGACCAAGGCTTCGACCTTCTCTCTGCCCTCGAGCCTCGGCACCGTCAGTGCGGTTGAAACCGGCTCGTACGACTCGAACAACACGTGGAGCAGCGGAGGCGCCAAGAGCTACGTGAATTCGGGCGGGAACATCACGGTGCAGCTTTCGGCCGGAGAAGTCGTGCGCGTCACCTTCACCTGA
- a CDS encoding TetR/AcrR family transcriptional regulator yields MSADTRDLLIESTRELMWDRGYAAMSPRAILVASGVGQGSMYHHFSGKEQLAAAAIERNAEQMRAQVADDLAGPGTAVERIGRYLHREREVLKGCRFGKLAQDPDVDASDVLHGSVDEMFAWLQDALATVVREGQEAGELPAGLDAARIAATIAATLQGGYVLARAAQDGGAFHDAVDGLLDLLAASSGGA; encoded by the coding sequence ATGAGCGCAGATACGAGGGATCTCCTGATCGAGTCGACCAGAGAGCTGATGTGGGATCGGGGGTACGCGGCGATGAGTCCGCGCGCGATCCTGGTTGCCTCGGGCGTGGGGCAGGGCAGCATGTACCACCACTTCAGCGGCAAGGAGCAGCTGGCGGCGGCAGCGATCGAGCGCAATGCGGAGCAGATGCGGGCGCAGGTGGCCGACGACCTCGCGGGTCCGGGAACCGCCGTCGAGCGCATCGGCCGGTACCTGCATCGCGAGCGGGAGGTGCTGAAGGGCTGCCGGTTCGGCAAGCTGGCTCAGGACCCGGATGTCGATGCCTCAGACGTGCTGCACGGGTCTGTCGATGAGATGTTCGCGTGGCTGCAGGATGCACTGGCGACGGTGGTCCGGGAGGGGCAGGAGGCCGGCGAGCTACCGGCCGGTCTCGACGCGGCACGTATCGCGGCGACGATCGCGGCGACGCTGCAGGGCGGTTACGTCCTGGCTCGAGCCGCACAGGATGGCGGGGCCTTTCACGACGCCGTCGACGGGCTGCTCGACCTGCTGGCCGCCAGTTCGGGCGGCGCCTGA
- a CDS encoding MFS transporter → MTAGLSISSSPVVGGTARSRGAWAIYLGMIVVTLDGSALNLALPTIGSDLGATASGLEWVVNAYTLPLASLLLVAGTIGDRTGARTLFVASAGGFGLASVACALAPTLPLLITFRAIQGVFAAGLLPMVLALVVKTITDPAEQAKAVNLVAVSGGIAIAAGPLLGGLLTDSIGWRAAFWLTVAPIAAAVLLILRTPETSRGERRRIDLPGQLAGTLALTALIAGMVEAASVGWTAPIVLALLASGVIGIAVFIRIEHRASEPMVPLGLFRNRAFSAASLGGFAFQFSAYGLQFVLALYLQQRWDLTALQAGLVLIPFSLGSILAAVGLNPRLLHRGPRFMLLAGTPLVIVGALITLGTADTGTWRWLIVGNALVGIGTGIYSPSLNQVATASAGTARAGLASGVYNTSRQIGQATGIALLGSLIALPDSTSGVRVGLAICALLGALILVLTVVYAPRAQNTTKPSSPVSCEP, encoded by the coding sequence GTGACAGCCGGTCTCTCGATCTCGTCGTCCCCTGTCGTCGGAGGGACGGCCCGGTCCCGGGGAGCATGGGCGATCTATCTCGGCATGATCGTGGTGACCCTCGACGGGTCAGCTCTGAACCTGGCGCTGCCGACCATCGGCTCCGACCTCGGTGCGACCGCGTCCGGGCTGGAATGGGTCGTCAACGCGTACACCCTCCCGCTGGCCAGCCTGCTGCTGGTAGCGGGGACCATCGGCGACCGGACCGGCGCCCGGACCTTGTTCGTCGCCTCCGCCGGCGGGTTCGGCCTCGCCTCCGTCGCTTGCGCCCTCGCCCCGACGCTGCCGCTCTTGATCACGTTCCGCGCGATCCAGGGCGTCTTCGCGGCCGGGCTCCTGCCGATGGTGCTCGCGCTCGTCGTCAAGACCATCACAGACCCGGCAGAGCAGGCCAAGGCGGTCAACCTCGTCGCCGTCTCCGGTGGGATCGCCATAGCCGCCGGCCCCCTCCTCGGCGGGCTCCTCACCGACAGCATCGGGTGGCGCGCGGCGTTCTGGCTCACCGTCGCCCCGATCGCCGCAGCAGTCCTCCTCATCCTCCGAACGCCCGAGACCTCCCGTGGTGAACGAAGGCGCATCGACCTTCCGGGGCAACTGGCCGGCACCCTGGCGCTGACGGCTCTGATCGCGGGGATGGTCGAGGCCGCATCGGTCGGCTGGACCGCTCCAATCGTGCTGGCGCTCCTGGCGAGCGGCGTGATCGGGATCGCGGTGTTTATCAGGATCGAGCACCGCGCCAGCGAGCCGATGGTGCCCCTCGGGCTGTTCCGGAATCGCGCGTTCAGCGCGGCGAGCTTGGGCGGCTTCGCTTTTCAGTTCAGCGCATACGGGCTGCAGTTCGTGCTCGCGCTGTACCTTCAGCAGCGGTGGGACCTCACCGCGCTACAGGCGGGTCTCGTCCTCATCCCGTTCTCCCTCGGCAGCATCCTTGCGGCGGTGGGGCTCAATCCGCGCCTGCTGCACCGCGGCCCGAGATTCATGCTCCTCGCCGGCACACCCCTCGTCATCGTCGGTGCGCTCATCACCCTCGGCACCGCCGACACCGGAACGTGGAGATGGCTCATCGTCGGCAACGCCCTTGTCGGGATCGGGACGGGCATCTACTCGCCCAGTCTCAATCAGGTCGCCACCGCGAGTGCCGGCACGGCGCGCGCCGGTCTCGCCTCCGGGGTGTACAACACGTCACGTCAGATCGGTCAAGCCACCGGCATCGCCCTCCTGGGCTCACTCATCGCTCTTCCCGATTCGACATCCGGGGTGCGCGTCGGGCTCGCGATCTGCGCGCTCCTCGGCGCTCTCATCCTCGTGCTCACGGTCGTTTACGCACCGCGGGCCCAGAACACGACGAAGCCGTCGTCTCCGGTCTCATGCGAACCCTGA
- a CDS encoding MFS transporter gives MVTPTRSTRWLALATVLLATFMAQFDLYVVNVALPVLQRQLHAEHSALQLIVGGYAFVYAAGLITAGRLGDRFGHRTVFLIGMAAFGLASLWCGLAQTGSGLVEARLVQGLAASVMVPQVLALISRLFTPAGRPRALSAFGVVIGIGAVAGQVVGGLLLHADLFGLHWRPIFLVNVPIALIGVVAGALLLPRHETTTHPRFDVLGAISLPVGLALLLVPLTLGQDAGWPWWTSVAIVAGALVVAAVLMWERRLSIRGGEPVLDPRLFRQAAFANGMGLSAVIFASFFSFVFTLSLLFQDGIGLSPLDAGLAFAPLSIAFAVASILARGFIARYGARVIVLGTALACLGLLAIVIILAADRHPTTPLLIVPMVIVGLGNGTAVPVLTGVVLQGVKSGAGMVSGILTTAQQFATAAGIAILGAVFFTALGTSRDLGGYTGAMLFSTTGSLILAGLAVLISVRLVNAAKPGSPAPHITGSTAARR, from the coding sequence ATGGTCACACCCACCCGATCCACGCGCTGGCTCGCCCTCGCCACCGTGCTGCTGGCGACATTCATGGCGCAATTCGACTTGTACGTGGTCAATGTGGCGCTGCCGGTGCTGCAACGACAACTCCATGCCGAGCACAGCGCGCTCCAGCTGATCGTCGGCGGCTACGCGTTCGTCTATGCTGCCGGCCTCATCACGGCCGGCCGACTCGGCGACAGGTTCGGGCATCGGACGGTGTTCCTGATCGGAATGGCCGCGTTCGGGTTGGCATCGTTGTGGTGCGGCCTCGCTCAGACAGGGAGCGGTCTCGTCGAAGCCAGGCTCGTCCAGGGTCTCGCTGCATCCGTCATGGTCCCTCAGGTCCTCGCGCTGATCAGCAGACTGTTCACACCCGCCGGGAGGCCGCGCGCCCTGTCCGCCTTCGGCGTGGTGATCGGCATCGGCGCGGTCGCCGGCCAGGTCGTCGGCGGTTTGCTCCTGCACGCCGACCTGTTCGGACTCCACTGGCGCCCGATCTTCCTGGTCAACGTCCCGATCGCGCTCATCGGTGTCGTCGCCGGTGCGTTGCTGCTCCCGCGACATGAGACCACGACACATCCCCGCTTCGACGTCCTCGGCGCGATCTCCCTCCCGGTCGGGCTGGCACTCCTTCTTGTCCCGCTGACGCTCGGACAGGATGCCGGCTGGCCGTGGTGGACCTCCGTCGCCATCGTGGCCGGCGCACTCGTCGTGGCCGCGGTGCTGATGTGGGAGCGACGACTCAGCATCCGCGGGGGCGAGCCCGTCCTCGATCCCCGGCTCTTCCGTCAGGCCGCGTTTGCGAACGGCATGGGCCTGAGTGCCGTCATCTTCGCCTCCTTCTTCAGCTTCGTGTTCACCCTCTCCCTGTTGTTCCAAGACGGGATCGGGCTCAGCCCCCTGGACGCCGGACTGGCGTTCGCGCCCCTCAGCATCGCCTTCGCGGTCGCCTCAATCCTTGCCCGGGGCTTCATCGCCCGCTACGGCGCGCGAGTGATCGTCCTGGGCACCGCACTGGCCTGCCTCGGCCTCCTCGCCATCGTGATCATCCTGGCCGCCGACCGGCACCCCACCACACCGCTGTTGATCGTTCCCATGGTCATCGTGGGCCTCGGCAACGGCACCGCAGTCCCCGTGCTCACCGGCGTCGTCCTCCAGGGCGTGAAGTCCGGTGCCGGCATGGTCTCCGGCATCCTCACGACCGCGCAACAGTTCGCCACGGCGGCCGGCATCGCCATCCTCGGTGCGGTCTTCTTCACCGCCCTGGGTACCAGCCGAGACCTCGGCGGCTACACGGGAGCCATGCTCTTCAGCACCACCGGAAGCCTCATCCTCGCCGGACTCGCCGTCCTCATCAGCGTGCGTCTTGTGAACGCCGCCAAGCCCGGCTCCCCGGCGCCACACATCACAGGATCTACTGCCGCGCGCCGCTAA
- a CDS encoding cupin domain-containing protein → MVEEVTFAPGSYTVWHSHPFGQLVVVTAGNGWLQSRGRPAVALSTGDAVWIEPGEEHWHGSTPETLLTHLIIQEHDDGVDAHFTCALADGSYPPVTARATENEGPTA, encoded by the coding sequence GTGGTGGAAGAAGTGACGTTCGCGCCCGGCTCCTACACGGTGTGGCACTCGCACCCCTTCGGGCAATTGGTCGTCGTCACCGCCGGGAACGGCTGGCTCCAGAGCCGAGGGCGACCGGCCGTCGCGCTCTCCACCGGCGACGCCGTATGGATCGAACCCGGGGAAGAGCACTGGCATGGATCGACGCCCGAGACCCTCCTGACCCATCTGATCATCCAGGAGCACGACGACGGGGTAGACGCCCATTTCACCTGCGCCCTCGCCGACGGCTCGTATCCGCCCGTGACTGCACGGGCGACTGAGAACGAAGGACCCACCGCATGA
- a CDS encoding glycoside hydrolase family 13 protein: MTDLTTKRAGHAPESDAPGSDDPWWRSAVVYQIYPRSFADSDGDGIGDLEGIRKRLDHLQGLGVDVIWLSPIYASPHDDNGYDISDYRAIDPVYGTFEDFHRLLDDIHSRGMKLVMDLVVNHTSDEHPWFIESAASLDSPKRDWYWWRPPRDGFVGGEPGAEPNNWGSFFTGSAWQYDEASGEYYLHLFSRKQPDLNWENPEVREAVYDMMNWWLDRGVDGFRMDVINLISKVVSLPDGAVAPGSVHGDGFPFYAQGPRIHEFLQEMHERVFAGRAGDFLTVGEMPGVTLEEARLFTDPSRHEVDMVFQFEHVGLDHGAAGKFDPRASNARELRSSLARWQEGLADVGWNSLYWNNHDQPRAVSRFGDDSEYWRQSATALATVLHLMRGTPYIFQGEELGMTNMPFAAVDDFRDIESLNHYAEAVGLRGQDEDAVLAGLRVMSRDNARTPVQWSDAPNAGFTTGTPWIGVNPNFDRINAEAQLADPHSVLSYYRALIALRHSEPIVSHGSFELVLCDHPTVFAYTRTLGTRQLLVIANLSGDPAEYDVPNADAWREAEPVLGNREGQPPRVNGSCEPWEAQVFLREIVD, encoded by the coding sequence ATGACCGACCTGACCACGAAGCGCGCGGGCCATGCCCCGGAGAGCGACGCCCCGGGGTCCGATGACCCGTGGTGGCGATCCGCTGTCGTCTACCAGATCTACCCGCGGAGCTTCGCAGACAGCGACGGCGACGGCATCGGCGACCTCGAGGGAATCCGCAAGCGGCTCGATCATCTTCAGGGACTCGGCGTCGACGTCATCTGGCTTTCGCCGATCTATGCGTCGCCCCACGACGACAACGGCTACGACATCAGTGACTACCGTGCGATCGACCCGGTCTACGGAACCTTCGAGGACTTCCACCGGCTGCTCGACGACATCCACTCGCGCGGGATGAAGCTCGTGATGGATCTCGTCGTGAACCACACCTCCGACGAGCACCCGTGGTTCATCGAGTCGGCCGCGTCGCTCGACAGCCCGAAGCGGGACTGGTACTGGTGGCGGCCGCCGCGCGACGGATTCGTGGGCGGCGAGCCGGGCGCGGAGCCGAACAACTGGGGTTCGTTCTTCACGGGCTCTGCCTGGCAGTACGACGAGGCATCGGGTGAGTACTACCTCCACCTGTTCTCCCGTAAGCAGCCGGACCTCAACTGGGAGAACCCGGAGGTGCGCGAGGCCGTCTACGACATGATGAACTGGTGGCTCGACCGGGGCGTCGACGGGTTCCGGATGGACGTCATCAATCTCATCTCCAAAGTGGTCTCGCTCCCCGACGGAGCGGTCGCGCCCGGGTCTGTCCACGGAGACGGGTTCCCGTTCTATGCGCAGGGCCCGCGCATCCACGAGTTCCTTCAAGAGATGCACGAGCGCGTCTTCGCAGGCCGCGCGGGCGACTTCCTCACGGTGGGTGAGATGCCCGGCGTGACGCTCGAGGAGGCGCGGCTGTTCACCGATCCCTCCCGTCACGAGGTCGACATGGTGTTCCAGTTCGAGCATGTAGGGCTGGACCACGGTGCCGCGGGCAAGTTCGACCCGCGCGCATCGAACGCGCGGGAGCTCCGATCCTCGCTGGCTAGGTGGCAGGAGGGCCTCGCCGATGTCGGGTGGAACAGTCTGTACTGGAACAACCATGATCAGCCGCGCGCCGTGAGCCGGTTCGGTGACGACAGTGAGTACTGGCGGCAATCCGCTACCGCCCTGGCGACCGTGCTGCACTTGATGCGAGGTACGCCGTACATCTTCCAGGGTGAGGAGCTCGGCATGACCAACATGCCGTTCGCCGCTGTCGACGACTTCCGCGACATCGAGTCGCTGAACCACTACGCTGAGGCGGTCGGCTTGCGCGGTCAGGATGAGGACGCCGTTCTCGCAGGATTGCGGGTCATGAGTCGGGACAACGCGCGCACACCCGTTCAGTGGTCGGACGCTCCGAATGCCGGATTCACGACAGGGACGCCGTGGATCGGGGTGAATCCGAACTTCGACCGGATCAACGCCGAGGCTCAGCTCGCAGACCCGCACTCTGTGCTGTCGTACTACCGCGCACTCATCGCGTTGCGGCACAGCGAACCGATCGTCTCGCACGGGAGCTTCGAGCTCGTTCTGTGCGATCATCCGACCGTGTTCGCCTATACGCGGACTCTGGGCACCCGACAACTTCTGGTGATCGCCAACCTGTCGGGTGACCCGGCCGAATACGACGTTCCGAACGCCGACGCGTGGCGTGAGGCGGAACCGGTGCTCGGCAATCGCGAGGGGCAACCGCCGCGAGTGAACGGGTCCTGCGAGCCATGGGAGGCGCAGGTCTTCCTGCGCGAGATTGTGGATTGA
- a CDS encoding bleomycin resistance protein — translation MTDHAVPNLPSRDFDDTIAFYGAFGFEPAYRDHDWLILRSGELQLEYFLFPDLVPEESSFMCSVRVDDVDGLYREIKGAGVPEKSVGAPRLHPVRLQPWGQRAGFLVDPDGTQLHLIENASVPSIE, via the coding sequence ATGACCGATCACGCGGTGCCGAATCTGCCGTCCCGCGACTTTGATGACACGATCGCTTTCTACGGTGCGTTCGGGTTCGAGCCGGCATATCGAGATCATGACTGGCTGATTCTGCGCAGCGGGGAGCTTCAGCTGGAGTACTTCCTGTTTCCCGATCTCGTGCCCGAGGAGAGCTCCTTCATGTGCAGCGTCCGGGTCGATGACGTCGATGGCCTGTACCGGGAGATCAAGGGGGCGGGCGTCCCCGAGAAGTCCGTCGGGGCCCCACGGCTCCATCCTGTTCGCCTGCAGCCGTGGGGCCAGCGAGCGGGATTCCTCGTCGACCCTGATGGGACGCAGCTGCACCTGATCGAGAACGCCAGCGTGCCTTCGATCGAGTGA
- a CDS encoding YciI family protein, whose product MRTLMAAPTIVAPAAGSDRRRLFALHIDYLVPLAQIDALLPAHVEYLDRFYADGTFLLSGRRVPRTGGFILAAGASRSSIETITAQDPFVLHEAARYQIIEVAPTKASPDIRTVLEQRGVWS is encoded by the coding sequence ATGCGAACCCTGATGGCGGCGCCGACGATCGTTGCTCCGGCCGCTGGAAGCGATCGGCGTCGGCTGTTCGCTCTCCACATCGACTATCTCGTCCCGCTCGCGCAGATCGACGCCCTGCTTCCAGCCCATGTGGAGTATCTCGACCGGTTCTACGCCGACGGTACCTTCCTGCTCTCCGGTCGCCGTGTCCCGCGAACCGGAGGATTCATCCTGGCGGCCGGCGCCAGCCGGAGCAGCATCGAGACGATCACGGCGCAAGATCCGTTCGTCCTGCATGAAGCGGCCCGCTACCAGATCATCGAGGTCGCTCCGACGAAGGCGTCGCCTGACATCCGAACCGTGCTCGAGCAACGCGGCGTTTGGTCGTGA
- a CDS encoding ArsR/SmtB family transcription factor has protein sequence MPRSRRRMALAHPEPANFDVLDVLHALSDPTRMTIVRTLWASPERACGTFDVDVAPSTLSHHFKVLREAGVIRQREDGNRRWTSLRDEELAARFPGLLDAIIKADSES, from the coding sequence ATGCCCAGATCACGGCGCCGCATGGCGCTGGCTCACCCGGAACCCGCGAACTTCGACGTTCTCGACGTGCTGCACGCGCTCTCCGACCCGACGCGGATGACGATCGTCCGCACGCTGTGGGCGTCGCCTGAGCGGGCCTGCGGCACCTTCGATGTCGACGTCGCTCCATCGACGCTGAGCCATCACTTCAAGGTGCTCCGCGAGGCCGGCGTAATCCGTCAACGCGAGGACGGCAACCGTCGCTGGACCTCGCTCCGCGATGAGGAGCTCGCCGCCCGGTTCCCAGGACTCCTCGACGCGATCATCAAGGCCGATTCGGAAAGCTGA